In Anopheles gambiae chromosome 2, idAnoGambNW_F1_1, whole genome shotgun sequence, a single window of DNA contains:
- the LOC1274444 gene encoding ubiquilin-1: MAENRASGKKITIMVKTPKDRKSIEIEDDAEIKDLKAIVAEKFETNPELVCLIFAGKIMKDTDTLKTHNIKEGLTVYLVIKAAPRADAESARRAPADVSQTPFGLNQLGGLAGLSALGGNQTNFMDLQSRMQHELLDNPDLMRTVLDNPLVQQMMNNPDTMRQILTSNPQMQELMQRNPEISHMLNNPELLRQTMELARNPSMLQELMRSHDRAISNLESVPGGYSALQRIYRDIQEPMMNATFRNPYSGTSESGSTSGGGANPQQGTENRSPLPNPWSSASSGTGSGNRGAAGTGSAGTDAAGTPLGLLNTPAMQSLLQQMSENPSIMSNMLNSPATRSMMEALAADPAMAANLMSQNPLLANSPGLQDQLRTMMPQLMRQMQNPEVQQMVTNPQALNAILQIQQGMEQLRSAAPGLMSTMGIPPMPGAPPPTTGSGGTGATNTASAATTATGGAGAQASNNDALFSEFMSRMINGMASGTADTNIPPEERYRAQLEQLTAMGFVNREANLQALIASFGDINAAIERLLALGQLSLS; the protein is encoded by the exons atGGCGGAGAATAGAGCTAGTGGGAAAAAGATCACCATTATGGTGAAAACACCCAAAGATAGAAAATCGATAGAGATCGAAGATGATGCAGAAATTAAAGAT CTCAAGGCCATTGTCGCGGAGAAGTTTGAGACCAACCCGGAgctggtgtgtttgattttcgctGGTAAGATCATGAAGGACACCGACACGCTCAAGACACACAACATCAAGGAGGGTTTGACGGTGTACCTGGTCATAAAGGCGGCCCCCCGTGCGGATGCGGAGAGTGCGCGGCGAGCGCCGGCGGATGTGTCGCAAACGCCGTTCGGATTGAATCAGCTCGGCGGTCTCGCCGGACTCAGTGCGCTCGGCGGCAATCAGACCAACTTCATGGATTTGCAGTCCCGCATGCAgcacgagctgctcgacaacccCGACTTGATGCGCACGGTGCTGGACAACCCGCTCGTGCAGCAGATGATGAACAACCCGGACACGATGCGCCAGATACTGACCTCGAATCCGCAGATGCAGGAGCTGATGCAACGCAATCCGGAAATTTCGCACATGCTGAACAACCCGGAACTGCTGCGACAGACGATGGAATTGGCCCGCAATCCGTCGATGTTGCAGGAGCTGATGCGTTCGCATGATCGTGCCATTTCCAATCTGGAGAGCGTGCCGGGCGGATACAGTGCACTGCAGCGAATCTATCGCGACATCCAGGAGCCGATGATGAATGCCACCTTCCGCAATCCGTACTCCGGGACCTCCGAGTCGGGCAGCACTAGTGGAGGCGGTGCCAATCCGCAGCAGGGCACCGAAAACAGAAGCCCACTGCCGAATCCGTGGAGCAGCGCTAGCAGCGGCACCGGCAGTGGCAACCGTGGGGCAGCCGGAACCGGCAGTGCTGGCACGGATGCTGCCGGAACTCCGCTCGGACTGCTCAACACACCGGCCATGCAGAGCTTGCTGCAGCAGATGAGCGAGAACCCATCCATTATGTCGAATATGCTGAATTCGCCGGCTACCCGCAGCATGATGGAGGCGTTGGCCGCCGATCCGGCCATGGCCGCGAACTTGATGAGCCAAAATCCGCTGCTGGCCAACAGCCCCGGTCTGCAGGATCAGTTGCGCACGATGATGCCCCAGCTGATGCGGCAGATGCAAAACCCGGAAGTGCAGCAAATGGTCACCAATCCGCAGGCACTGAATGCGATCCTGCAGATTCAGCAAGGAATGGAACAGTTGCGCTCGGCCGCGCCCGGCTTAATGAGCACGATGGGCATTCCGCCGATGCCGGGTGCACCGCCGCCAACTACCGGCTCGGGCGGTACGGGTGCCACGAACACGGCCAGCGCGGCTACCACCGCAACGGGTGGCGCCGGTGCACAGGCGTCGAACAACGATGCGCTGTTTTCGGAGTTTATGTCCCGCATGATCAACGGGATGGCATCGGGTACGGCTGATACGAACATTCCACCGGAGGAGCGCTACCGGGCGCAGCTGGAACAACTGACGGCGATGGGATTTGTTAACCGTGAAGCTAACCTGCAGGCCCTGATTGCTTCCTTCGGCGACATCAATGCGGCGATCGAGCGATTGCTTGCGCTTGGCCAGCTGTCGCTAAGCTAA
- the LOC1274445 gene encoding tRNA-uridine aminocarboxypropyltransferase 1: MASTEPSNQRPDPFQGMHIADTDFLMSVEGRSSCTVCGKSRKFFCYTCYVPVPEIAARVPRISLPVKIDVIKHRNEIDGKSTAVHAAILAPDDVKIYTYPDIPDYREESGVVLIFPTPTALTVASLFSGETYQMKENYGLPKGYHMGTLLRFRLNDIVDTPLHPRETTDERNGGAADCDGESFPVKRAVFIDSTWSQCRGIYKDERLSGLRTVVIQNRISQFWRHQRNSPRWFLATVEAIHQFVLEVHIAAWGLDSRYRGLEHIHLNMEQIPKERIMHPGEMNPDEVPPYNGQYDNVLFFFRHMYNLIHKYYDHEKLKAYKRPLY; the protein is encoded by the coding sequence ATGGCATCGACCGAACCATCGAACCAGCGACCGGACCCCTTTCAAGGTATGCACATTGCGGACACGGACTTTCTGATGAGTGTGGAGGGTCGAAGCTCCTGCACTGTCTGTGGGAAGTCGCGCAAGTTTTTCTGCTACACCTGCTATGTCCCAGTCCCGGAAATAGCAGCCCGTGTACCGCGCATTTCCCTGCCAGTAAAAATCGATGTCATAAAGCATAGGAACGAAATTGATGGCAAAAGTACGGCGGTGCACGCTGCCATCCTGGCGCCGGATGATGTTAAAATCTACACGTACCCCGACATCCCGGACTATCGCGAGGAGAGCGGTGTGGTGTTGATATTTCCCACACCGACCGCGCTCACCGTGGCCAGCTTGTTTAGTGGCGAAACGTACCAGATGAAAGAGAACTACGGTCTTCCCAAAGGATACCATATGGGCACGCTGTTGCGCTTCCGGCTGAACGACATCGTGGATACACCGTTGCACCCCCGGGAGACGACTGATGAGCGGAATGGCGGTGCAGCGGATTGCGACGGTGAGAGTTTCCCGGTAAAGCGAGCCGTATTCATCGACAGCACCTGGAGCCAGTGTCGGGGCATTTACAAGGATGAGCGGCTGTCGGGTTTGCGCACCGTTGTGATACAGAACCGAATTTCCCAATTCTGGCGCCATCAGCGCAACAGTCCACGATGGTTTCTTGCCACGGTCGAAGCCATCCATCAGTTCGTGCTGGAGGTGCACATTGCTGCCTGGGGTCTGGACAGTCGATATCGGGGCTTGGAGCACATTCACCTGAACATGGAGCAGATTCCGAAGGAGCGTATTATGCATCCCGGTGAGATGAACCCGGACGAAGTACCGCCGTACAACGGGCAGTACGACAATGTGTTGTTCTTCTTTCGGCATATGTACAATTTGATACATAAATATTACGACCACGAAAAGCTTAAAGCGTACAAGCGGCCGCTGTATTAG
- the LOC1274446 gene encoding signal peptidase complex subunit 1, which yields MLNIQTHMDFEGQGRAEKLSRIIITLFGTVGLVWGYIIQQFSQTVYILIAGVLLASILTIPPWPIYRKKPLNWQKPRPDSQTAQSAGDETKKKKKN from the exons ATGCTGAATATCCAAACACATATG GACTTTGAGGGTCAGGGTAGGGCCGAAAAGCTTTCCCGCATCATCATAACCCTGTTCGGAACCGTCGGTCTAGTGTGGGGCTACATTATCCAGCAGTTTTCGCAAACGGTGTACATTCTGATTGCCGGAGTTTTGCTCGCCTCAATT CTCACCATTCCACCGTGGCCAATTTATCGCAAGAAGCCACTGAACTGGCAAAAGCCCCGTCCCGATTCTCAGACTGCGCAAAGTGCAGGAGAcgaaacgaagaagaaaaagaaaaactaa
- the LOC1274447 gene encoding uncharacterized protein LOC1274447 — protein sequence MSKPNVLVLGGCGFIGRHLVDHLVANDLAGRIKVVDKTPPLMAWLNSRHTQAFADARVEFASANLINPTSCQNAFRMQEEGVEEEEKKQAQTVGGSWDYVINCAAETKPGQTDPVYQEGILKLSLNCATEAVKCKAKRYLELSTGSMCSDEKVPQKEDCPIEPWTMVGKYKAKVEQELIAIKDLPYTILRLPICYGVGDRKGLTPRIIIAGIYKHLGETMKLLWTGTMKMNVVHVEDVCGSIWELLQTDRTLHDTINVCDDSDATQGLISELLADMFAIKIDYWGVTMSNMTKLDMAGAIEEINDRHLGPWAELCQRDGVQNTPLTPYMDQELLFQKHLHLSNEKLKSYGYKLRRPRITRELLEEIVQDFIDMGHFPRTLLG from the exons atgtCAAAACCGAACGTTCTAGTCCTTGGAG GATGCGGATTTATTGGACGGCATCTAGTGGATCATCTGGTTGCGAATGATCTAGCGGGACGCATTAAAGTGGTCGATAAGACGCCGCCACTAATGGCGTGGCTTAACAGCCGACACACGCAAGCATTCGCGGACGCACGGGTCGAGTTTGCGAGTGCCAATTTGATCAATCCAACCTCGTGCCAAAATGCGTTCCGTATGCAGGAGGAAGGAgtagaggaggaggagaagaagcagGCGCAAACGGTCGGCGGAAGTTGGGACTATGTGATAAACTGTGCGGCCGAAACGAAACCCGGCCAAACGGATCCCGTCTACCAGGAGGGTATACTGAAGCTAAGCTTAAACTGTGCAACAGAGGCTGTGAAGTGTAAGGCTAAGCGCTACCTTGAACTGAGCACTGGCAGTATGTGCTCCGACGAGAAGGTGCCGCAAAAGGAGGACTGCCCCATCGAGCCCTGGACGATGGTGGGCAAGTACAAGGCGAAGGTCGAGCAGGAGCTTATCGCCATAAAGGATTTGCCTTACACCATATTGAGACTGCCGATATGCTATGGCGTAGGAGACCGGAAAGGGCTGA cACCGCGCATTATTATAGCCGGGATTTACAAGCATCTCGGGGAAACGATGAAGCTACTCTGGACCGGCACGATGAAGATGAACGTGGTGCACGTGGAGGACGTGTGCGGCAGCATTTGGGAGCTGCTGCAAACCGATCGCACGCTGCACGACACGATCAACGTGTGCGATGACAGTGACGCTACCCAGGGACTGATCAGCGAGCTGCTAGCCGATATGTTCGCCATCAAGATCGATTACTGGGGCGTTACGATGTCCAATATGACGAAGCTCGACATGGCGGGTGCTATCGAGGAGATTAACGACCGTCACCTTGGACCGTGGGCCGAGCTGTGCCAGCGGGACGGTGTGCAAAATACACCGCTCACGCCGTACATGGACCAGGAGCTGCTCTTTCAGAAGCATCTGCATCTGAGCAACGAGAAGCTTAAATCGTACGGGTACAAGCTGCGCCGTCCCCGGATCACGAGGGAACTGCTAGAGGAGATAGTGCAGGATTTCATCGATATGGGCCATTTTCCGCGCACCTTACTTGGCTGA